The sequence CACCAGGATGAGAACCAGGGTCTTGGCGAGCCGGATATCCATGCGCGTCTGCTCAGGGCGCATGGTTTGCACCTTCGTTCCGTCTGCTGAGTACACCACCAGGCTCTTCTGGGAGGTGCGGCTCAGCATGCGCACGGCGTGGTGGTGGGCCTTCCACAGGATGTACATGTAAGCGTAGATGATGAAGAGGACCAGCACGCTGGTCACCCCGATCCAGAAGATTAGATACTTCTCATCGATTAGCGGGAAAAGGTCTGAGCAGACCGAGTTGAGCTGCTTGCAGTTCCAGCCCAGCAGAGGGAGCACTGCGAAGACGATGGAGATAGTCCACATCACGCAGAAGGCGATGACAGCCTTGGTCCGCGTGACGATGCGCCTGTAGGCCAGGGGTCTGTGGATGGAGATGTAGCGGTCTATAGCAGTGAGAAACAGGCTTCCCACAGAGGCTGTGAACGAAGCGATGACCCCACCTAACTTGAAGAGGAACACATTGGGGCTGTCCTTTCTGTGGAACACATGGAAGTCCAGGAAGCTGTAGACGAAGATGACGCTGCCAAGCAGGTCGGCTACAGCCAGGCTTCCTATGAAGTGGTATGAGGGGCGGCAGCGCAGTGTGCGGGATTGGAGGATCACACACAGCACGATAAGGTTCTCAAGCACAGTGAAGGTTCCCAGAGTGAGGGACATCACCGTCACAGCCAACTGCTGGCTAGGGGTCAGGATCATGAAGCATTCCATGTCCACGAAGTTCTCCGCACACTGGATTCCGGTTCCCTCATCACCAAAGCCGCTACTGTTGCCAAACAGGTCTGTGGCATTGGTGGGGAAGAATGGAATGCCTTTTAGGATGAGTTCTTCATCTCCAGGCACCTTGTCTGGGAAAGAGTTACTGCGGAAAGCAGGTAAAGGCTTCTGGACGGACAATCCACCCTTAGTGAAGTCAGTGTTGATGGTGGCGTCATCATAGCTGGCATCATTGGAGCCAAGGTACAGCAGTCCAGAGGTTATAGTCCGGAAGGTGGTGTCTGCCACACCATCCAGCACAGACTTCATGACTGGGCCTGAGAGGTGAACACTGGGGTTTAAGATGATCTCTGGTTAACCTATGAAATGATAAGAGAAATGTTTGTCTTTATGCCTTAACATTGAACAGGAGAAATTGGAAAGCACAGCAAGAATTGTGCCCTTTTATGACAGTTAAACTGTTAAAGAGTTGTCGTTTCGAAATGGCATTTAATCCTATATTATTTGCCAAAATTAAACTATAATTTAGATTGGGCTTTTTCTCACATTGCTTGAATGAGCAAAATCATCGGGGTGTTCTAATTACAAACTTCTAactggtaactgccaaaataaaggaaacataaGTAAATGAGTGAAACAAAGTATACTGAAAGCAGGTTCCTGAGCTAATTAAGCAATTAACGTACCATCATGCTtggggtcatgtataaaaatgcccagttgcccatgaTTTTAATTACCATGACTAgaagtgtgcgtgtgcgtgtctctcttaccagatctcaacccaatgaacacttatgggagattctggagcaacGCTTGAGTCAGCTTTTTCCACCACCATGAACAAAACATCAAAagatggaatttctcatggaaaaATTGTTGAGACactagaatctatgccaaggcgcattgaagctcTTCTGGCGGCTCGTGGcagcccaacgccctattaagacgctttatgttggtgtttcctttattttggcagttacctgtatatttaATTCTATAAAATTTGAATTGTCTAATGATGATCAGCAGAGGTGTCATAATCATTAAAACACAGTGGCACATGGACCCTAAGATTTGtcctgtttaaaaaataaataaaatcgtttttttttatttacaattATTAATTCATTATTACATTTTAGCTAATTTAGCTATGCAGAAAAATTGACATATTTCTTacatagaattaagcataatgattatggctctatATGGCAGGAAAACGgcttcaggtgtttgaaaaaaaATCGAAATTCTCCAACTCCCGGACCACCTCCAGCCATCCTTACGTACTTGGTGCCTCCTCAGATTTTTGGGGTGCATGAGGGGCAACGCTTTTTATTCAATTTTTTTAGGTTAACCATTAGGAATGGTCAAAGAGAGTTCACTGTTACTTAGCTGTTGCCCTGCATGTCACAAAGAGTGAACAATTCCATTCCTATCAGGTAAGTCATGTGCAACAAGAGGCAGTCTATTTTGTTCACGTTTGGCCAAGCTAGGCTATGTCGGAGATCACTAAATGCAGCTCCTGTTATACGTTCCCTTTACAGTCATTCTCATGTTTAGCAGTAGCCACAGGATGGTGCACAGGTGCAATCATACCGAAGCTGATGGGGTATTATACTGTTATCTAAAAGGGAATAAACATTTATTTAccttaaggttaggagttaggttaaagggttaaggatAGGGGAAGGTTTAGCTAATATGCTAAGTAGTTGTAatgtagctaaaaagtagtaagtagtagaaAAGTTGCTGAAATGTTAGTTGTCCATGATGATATTCAAACGCGCAACCTTCAGGTTACTAGAAGTTCGTGTTATAGGACACCcttccaccctgaccaaccacactCCTTTCGTTTTGGAattaagtaaccttctgttttATGTAaacataccaaatgtaacatatcctACTAATTTGAGTTTTTCGGGTTTTACTttcactatgttacgtctagtctatgagaccagcaTGTATTATTTGTTAATTAGGGTTAATTcgcatttattttttacattaatTAACAGGTTATTTTTCCTCAATTATAGATCTACAATTCGATGCCGTTGCTATAGCCCACAATAGCCTCTCGTTTTTGTACGGTGAAATGAATGAAAAACTCATTTTGAGTGCCGGCACCGTTTATATGTAGGTGCAGGAACTCAgaaatacttttgagctaatattctaagATGTGCAtgaactcaagcagtagaacatttgaagTGCCACAGTCCTCGGCTCCAGTGTGCTCCTGCCGAAGTCGGGCACTGATTAGGAAACATAAAGAGTTTATAATAACCTAATTAAAAGTCTTTACCTTCACATTGCTCGCACAGGTCCCTCCACCCAAAATGTATCCAACCATTAATCCAACCTTGACTCGTAATACCTGACAAAAGAACTATAAATGTAATCATTAAAACAAGGAACGTTAAAAACATTTACAATTATGTAGAAAATATATTTGTCTAACGATCTAGTTATTCATTGGTTAATACGGTTTATTGATGGGCGCTCAGAATGGCATCTGCTCTCCCATGTGCGCCTCCCGCAGTGGACCTAAGTTGCGGCTGCTGCGGTGTctgaagtctctctctgtgtgtgcataTTTATGAAGCATCACTTTCGAAAGCCACATCACGTGCTGCGAAACGCGCTCTCCATAGATTTATATAGCCAACCCCAAAGCAGCCTTCAACTGTAAGAACAAGGGAACATGCATACACAATAAACGAATTTTGCACTTGGACAAAACGATAGCTGCACATACAGGTACTTTAACAGGTTCAGTGCATTAGGGCTCAAATAGGTTTAGATACGGATAAGCTTGTATAAGGCAAAATATAAATTTCTCATGATTTCAATGTCTTTGATGTGTTATAATGAAACATTACATTCTATAATATTCTTTAAATTGAACTTGCTTGAACTTATTGTTCATTAGGCTACTTATCTATATTTTTCCAATTAAAATATTGCTTTAAACAAGCTCATTTGAATCCCACCAGTGAGTGATCCGTTAGGTGATTTCCTGTCAGTGGCACACACTGAATGTAAATGATGTGACATATGCAGAGTGGGGCAAGGAAGAGTAACCTAGACATCTTCTGGATTCATTATTTTGATGAATCACCTCAGAAGTGCCATGCATTGTGTAGTCCTCAACAGCACAGTATGTTATGTCAAATGATCAGTTTGTATCATTAGCCTGTGTTTTTCTTTAGACATCTGTTTCTTTCCAGACTGCTACATGTATGTTTTTCCCGTCACTGTAATGTTATTGATTAAGGATTATATAGGCCAGAGAAGATGAAAGGACAATGCCTTTGGGATAGCTCATTGTCAGTCTTATGATCAATTACTGTAGATATTGACCTCAAAGGGCAGATATCTAAGAGGGCcaactgggcacaaactggttgaatcaaccttGTTTAAACAtaatttgtcaacgtattgtgatGTGAAATCcacgtggaaaatacattggatttaaaaaaagatcaatcacaggattatgtcatcatgttAACCAagtttcaacatagacaaaccttgtcTGAAATATGTTGAGTTTTTACATTTAAAACAAGGTCAGATCTTCAACGTTACATCCAAAATCAGAAAAAAAACTATAGGCTacgcagcacctcctactggaaaATGTATCTATGTACAGCTACCCTTTGGCATCCCATTCAGGGTTTTATCCAATCCCAGCCCTGCTTAGCTATGATATTTGtccaagttaaagaataggactaaatctcccaaaaatgtaaatgcactttaaataaagttCTGATTTGAATGTGTCCTACTTTTTAAAGTTGAGATGGAGATGTAAATTCAACATGTCAACTATTAATTtgaagacaaactggaattaaaaccAGACTAaatcagtggcacagatggaactatccaagcagcagatacatctccttcaaatgttgatatttggttgcattgtcaacctaacacaattcaatattactttttaatacagtaaatagcctacaGTTAAGGCTAgcttacaaactaatgtaacattcaaccttaaaatgagtaacacatcctTGGCCACATTCTGAGGTTAATGTAACTATACATTTCTTCTTATGTGATCATATAACTAAAGTGCGCAAGTTCAAGATAGCAAGGTCGTCACAGTTCTGTGGAGATTGTCAATTTCCATTGGAATTTGTTTGTGCTTTTATATGGTTGAACGCATAGGGATTACAGATGGGAAATTCAACTAACTTTTGGCTGTCTAattgagtgggtgaatataggttgtaatctcattgatcaaccaaatattacccatcATCCAAGTTGAAATAACGTGGCGTGCCAGCGAGGGGGGAGGAGTGAGGTGCATGGGCATGTTGATAACCAGTATATGTACCTTATTTCTATTACCCAGAGCAGGTATTGTAAAACAGAACCAGACACTTTATTAGACTGAGAAGGATAGGATTGTATTGGTTATTTATTCCTTCAGGTAACACTCCCCGCCTCCACCCAATTGGAAATGACATTTTCAGTGAGAAAGCTTTGAACTGCAACGAATTATTATGCCGACCCTCCGAATGACATTATGTATGCCATTGCCAAAACTATAGAACAGGCATTTTAGAGGTGCAATCTGACTTTGTTGCCTTACTAAAAGCCCTGGTTGGTTTAAAACTTGTACTTAATGTTGGCAAGACTAAATGTATGTTATTCTCTAACTCTCGCAAAACATTTTCTTTGTAAAAATGTGTTGTCCTCAGGGCACTGAAAATTATTACATCAAGTTTGTGATTACTAGCAAATATCTGAAATACGTTTACACAAAGTATTGTGAAAAACATAGCATAATTACACAATCATTAATTTGTTAGGCTGGATATCAGAATTAATCTTTGGCACACCGTGTCCTTTGGGAAAGAGAATTTGAGATAATTTAAGGTTTTCTGTGAGGTTCAGTCTTATGATTGTAGCAGTCTGGTCCCATGATGTCCTTCAGGGTCCACACTATGCAAAAGTGGAGGGATTTCCATTGATAGGGGCCATTTTCACCAAGGCCAGTTTCATTGTTAATAAATGAGGCCATTTGGTAGCAGTCTGTCAACTTGAAAGCACGGGGAGAAGTGGGAGAAGGATCCTTCTCAGCTGGGAGTGTTCTCCCATGAAGAGGTGTATCCTTCAGTGTTGATTGTAGGGGGGGTGAAGAATACAAAAATTGTAGTTAATTTAGGTACCAATAtcttagccccccccccccccccattgctGCTTTTGTGCAAAAAAGAGTAGCAGTGAAAAACCACAGCTGAGAGGTTAGCCTTTTTCTAGTTCCACTTTCTACATAAAAAAGTTGTAGaaagctctcacagacctgtcatGAAAGTGTTCATGAAACTATAGCGCGTATGGCATTTTTGATTAAACAAAGTCAATCATGTTTTGAATTCAGTGTCATCAAAGTTTGAGTTGACCCCTGGAGGCCAACACTTTCTATCTGTGTCTGTAATAAAAACGTCAACAGCAGTAAACGAACAAAATGAGAAATAATAAACCAAGTGCTCATCAGGGTCTATACTTTTTATTTCAGACTGTCACCAATGGCCTAGCCTATTAAAACATCCTTTAGAGGTGTATTGACTGTGAAGAGTATtatccacgtctctctctctctctctcaatctctctctctgctgaaatAGCATCtaggttgtcacgccctgacaagGCTGGCTATGGATTCAGTGGGAACTTAGAAACAATGTCCAATTCTGTTTTTGTTCTATTTTTCATCTCTCTCCAACCTAACTttcaatatatacagtggggagaacaagtatttgatacactgccgattttgcaggttttcctacttacaaagcatgtagaggtctgtaattgtttttatcataggtacacttcaactgtgagagacggaatctaaaacaaaaatccagaaaatcacattgtattatttgtaagtaattaattagcattttattgcatgacataagtatttgatcacctaccaaccattTAGAATttcagctctcacagacctgttagttgttttaaagaagccctcctgttctccattcattacctgtattaactgcacctgtttgaactcgttacctgtataaaagacacctgtccacacactcaatcaaccTCTCCACAATAGCCATGACCAGAGAGCATGCAAGCAATAAATCCAGCGTCTCTTGTTCAATTGTAGAGTACCTTTACTGACACGATTTGAACTTACGGAACAAGAAACTGACGAACCGATCCACTCCGTCTTCAACTTCCTGCAAGAGAACCGCACTCACTCCCATATTTTAAAACAAATGTCAGATCTTTAATGTTATATGCACTACATACATACatgaatacatacatacatgcatacatgcatacatacatatacatacatacatacatacatacatacatacatacatacatacatacatacatacatacaagaaAGTAAGCTGGAAAGCACCTCGTACTTGAgaattgatctatctacagctctCCTTTGGTCTCCCGTGAAGGGTTTTAACCAAGCCAAGCCCAGCTCTGCTTAGCTATGATATCTGTCACTGACTATTACCAATGTGTTATCGTGATACTGGTTGTTGAGAGAGTTCCACTTAAACTAGATAGATTCACTGCTGCAATCCAAGTCATTCCATACGGTgggtttaacagagcaaatgaaatgtaCCATACTTTATCACTCATATATCATCAATGATGTTacttaggcctacagtatatagcATTTGgaaagtcatcaacagctattgtgTAAATTCAACTcagaattaaaaaatatatatatacatacacctaGATTTAGTCATATTCTTTAACTTGGATTTTTGGTTGAGCTGGAGTTGTGAATTCAACATATTAATTattcatttgtagacaaactggaattaagccagactaagtcagtggcacagatgaAACTATCTAAGCAGAACATTcatttggttgcgttgacaactAAACACAATTCATTATCACTTttgaaatacaataaaaaaaataaaaaatgagtaacacatccatggccacatttttttggttactctAACTATAAATGTCTTATTACGTAATCATATAAAgcgtgcatgttcaagatagcatgcataGGTTGTTGCTGGTCTGTGGAGAAAATTACAATTGCTGTAATCTGCGCAGAATCTCGaacagcattgatcacttgcaccatgtatgtatttttaatgtaatctcaactcactgcaatccaggtcatttggttatGTTATTAGATaaagcaagggataacacattcaTTTGTTGTATAAATCACCAAAATATTGAACATGGGCtggtccaccccccccccccacacacactgttaaAATTAATGTTAAATAATGTTTACGACCGCAAATAACAATAACTGCAACGAACCTGTGTATGAATGTGGATATCGACATCAACATGCTTTTGTGCCACAGT is a genomic window of Oncorhynchus nerka isolate Pitt River linkage group LG24, Oner_Uvic_2.0, whole genome shotgun sequence containing:
- the LOC115107650 gene encoding cannabinoid receptor type 1A-like, whose translation is MKSVLDGVADTTFRTITSGLLYLGSNDASYDDATINTDFTKGGLSVQKPLPAFRSNSFPDKVPGDEELILKGIPFFPTNATDLFGNSSGFGDEGTGIQCAENFVDMECFMILTPSQQLAVTVMSLTLGTFTVLENLIVLCVILQSRTLRCRPSYHFIGSLAVADLLGSVIFVYSFLDFHVFHRKDSPNVFLFKLGGVIASFTASVGSLFLTAIDRYISIHRPLAYRRIVTRTKAVIAFCVMWTISIVFAVLPLLGWNCKQLNSVCSDLFPLIDEKYLIFWIGVTSVLVLFIIYAYMYILWKAHHHAVRMLSRTSQKSLVVYSADGTKVQTMRPEQTRMDIRLAKTLVLILVVLLICWGPVLAIMVYDLFWKMDDDIKTVFAFASMLCLLNSTVNPIIYALRSKDLRHAFLSSCQACRGSAQQLDNSLESDCQSRHIAANRAAESCVKTTVKIAKVTMSVSTETSAEAV